The Caulobacter sp. FWC2 region CTCGTAGCTCCAGACGCCGATGCCGGCCTCCTCGGCCAGGATCTGTCGGGTGCGGCGGGCCGTCTCCAGTTCAGCCCGGCTCGCCACCTCGGCCGAGATGTCGTGCATCAGCCCGATCATCTCGCCGTTCGGACCCAGGCGCGACCGACCCTGCACCCAGATCACGCGGCCGTCCTTGCAGCGAATCTGCAGTTCGTTGATCGCCTCGCCGGTCGCGCGCATGCGATCGCCGCTCTGGATCAGTTCGGCCTGGCTTTCGGGGTGAGCGAACTTGAGAGTAGGCTGGCCGATCAGCTCCTCGGGGGTCCAGCCCGTCAGGGTGGTCCAGGCGCCGTTGACGCTGACGAAGCGGCCCTCGGGCGAGACCACGGCGAAGAGGTCGCTGGCGTTCTCGAACAGCCAGCGCGCGGCCTCGGCCTCGCCAAACGGCGACGGCGCTCCTACGACCCCTTCGTTATCTCGCCCCTGGGACATCAGGTCTCCGCAAAGTTGGGCGGATCGTGGGGCGCAACCGTAAACTTATGGTTCGCAAGACCGACCGATGTTCCGCGAACGTGCTCTCCCAGCCTCGATTTCCTACACCTCGGCCCATTGGCGCAGCAGGTTGTGATACACGCCGGTCAGCGACAGGACGCCCTCGTCGTCTGCCTCGACCTTGCGGGCCAGGCGCTGGATAGCGATGTCCATCTCCAGCAGCATCGTGCGCTTGGCGTCGTCGCGGATCAGGCTCTGGATCCAGAAGAAGCTGGCGGTGCGACGGCCGCGCGTCACCGGCGTGACATGATGCAGGCTGGAGCTGGGGTAAAGGATCATGTCCCCCGCCCCGAGCTTGACGACATGGTCGCCATAGAGGTCGTTCACCACCAGCTCGCCGCCGTCGTAGTTCTCGGGCTCCTCCAGGAAGAGCGTGGCCGAGAGATCCGTTCGCAGACGCCGGCCGCTCAGCGGGTCGCGGCGGATGGCGTTGTCGACATGGTCCCTGAAGCCCATGCCCTCGCCGTAGCGGTTGAACATCGGCGGCAGGATGACCTGCGGCAGGGCCGCCGAGACGAACAGCGGATTGGCCTCCAGCGC contains the following coding sequences:
- a CDS encoding Fe2+-dependent dioxygenase, with product MMLQIPEVLTKAQVAECRAILDAGPWVDGNLTSGFQAARAKTNEQLPQDSEAARTVGEAILQALEANPLFVSAALPQVILPPMFNRYGEGMGFRDHVDNAIRRDPLSGRRLRTDLSATLFLEEPENYDGGELVVNDLYGDHVVKLGAGDMILYPSSSLHHVTPVTRGRRTASFFWIQSLIRDDAKRTMLLEMDIAIQRLARKVEADDEGVLSLTGVYHNLLRQWAEV